The Hordeum vulgare subsp. vulgare chromosome 7H, MorexV3_pseudomolecules_assembly, whole genome shotgun sequence DNA window attagaagtcatatgaaaggaagctccagagtccagaacccatggggatgtacctgactatgtagaaggtggttgctcaatGCGGGAAGTCTCAGTCACAGAACCAACAGTACCtgtcgaggaagaacctgaagcagcgagcagacgcttaagtctcagaatatcctgctcagtcaaagcgatggctgaagctgtcgaggtagatgacgaagtcttcgtagatgatgatcgcgccttgcgcaagtgtctcttcttcgtgtagcagttggactcaatatgaccatcattgttgcagtagccacaatgtggacgggggcgacctgagcctccagaaggagtgggcaagagcggcggagcactcgagcgagaaggggtcggtgcagcaggtggcgtagGATAAGACCGAGCAGCGAGCACctagggaacctccagcaaatcagcaccacgtaagcgagtctcctcagcacgaatctcagaaagcgcctccatgagagaaatatggccacgagcaaacagctgagcacgccggggctcaaactccttacagagccgagacaggaactcgtagacgcgatgaaactccaaatcggcctggacagcctggcaacaggggcaagtacgacaaccagcagtgcggagagaatcgagctggcgccagatagcagaactctgtgcatagaagtcatcaacagtagagtcaccctgcggaagagcatgctcctgacggaccacagagaggtataaggcatcaccagagggctcatagcgctgacgaaggcgggtccacatctcaaagacagtaggaaggcccagaaactctaaggcaaactgaggcagaacgctagcagtgagaacagctgcagcacgagtcatcatcaagccactgggtctAAACAGTTAGAGCACCACGAtacacctgaagagcctcctcataagccaagaccttctcatcataagcactcacaacggcctcatcagcaagcttagccgcatcctttgtggcctgaggagcatccgcaggaagagccggtggggtcggcggagtgggagccacgggaggaaccggacatggcggacagcagacctcaccagaaagaaaaccccataggcgaatgccacgcatgtgaatgcgcatgaagccaatgaactcggtgtagttagtgccatcaaagatcaccgAGCAACGAGGAACAACAACGTAGCCGGATGCAGcagactttttttttttgagatcaCGTCGGGATAGGAGAATCCGGCGAAAAGATGGGATCCAGCAGGGCGCCTCGATCTGGCGGGATTAGGTGGCGGTAGCGATGGGGACGGGATCCAGCAGGGTGCCTGCGCGTATATCTGGCGGGATCAGGTAGCGATGGATCAGCGCTGGCCAGCGCTTGGTGTGACGAGAGGCGGCGGCGAGATCCAGTACCCAGGAGCGACGCGGCCGGGGGTTGACGTTGACGCGATGGATCAGGGGTTGCCTCGATCTGGCAGGCAGCCAGGAGAGGCGGTAGAGAGATCCAGGCAGCCAGGAGCAACGCGGCCGGGGGCTGGCGTTGACGCGAGCGGGACGCAGACGCCAGATGCGGACGAGACAGATGGCGACTGCGGGGAGACGAGATTGGATcggagcacgagttgcgcgtgcgagAAAAAACCctaaggctctaataccatgttaggaataagcaacttgtattcccatgaggccataggccggtatatatacatgtacatgtgatggactatatgcaggaaaccctttATATATtgagataaatacaaaagggtacatgacttatattataactctaacagcaACTACCTCCCTATTATCTTTATGTACTATTTTGTCTTTGTATACACTATTTTCCATCCTTGTAGCTACAAATACAACATGATGTGATTTTATGTTTGATATGCTCTCAAATGCAATACTAAATCTAAAGAATCACTCTTAAGTAAGTTTTTGTTGTTCCAGTTTGAATGTTATTGACTTGCCATCCTAGTAATTCTGCCATGTCAAATGTAAGCTATATTGTTTGGAAATTAATGGGTTATAGTATTGCTCTTAAGTTTTTTGTTGTTGCCGAGGCTCAAGCTGTTTCATATAGTGGGCTCTAATTATGTCAATGTcttgttcgacagaaacttggctTTTGAAATTGGAAAAGAGTGGAAGGTTAGATCCTAATCCACTTCATCGTTTGTATTGCATGATTTTTTATATGTTCTTCAGAGTACCTTGTTCTGTAGTATGATATCCACTTTCTGTCTGGATGGCATGCCACTTCGCGTGTTAGTTCCGTTTTTCCTGAATATATACATACTATATGCTAGATATACATAGTTTTCGGCAAAAAACTGAACAGGGGCCCACCCCTTGCTCTCTTCACGGTAGTATGACATCCAATTTCTGTCTAGACGTTGTTGCTCATAACCAATAGTGTTTTAATCGTTCTTCATGGTAGCATGACATCCAATTTCTGTCTAGATGTTGTATATTGGAATCGAAAGTGTTTTGATTGTTTTTCCTCGGACCTTTTGACTTTATCGTCAGTATGTATATACTCCCTCCGCcaggaaatacttgtcatagaaatggatgtatctaaatgtattttaattttagatacatccatttttatctaTTTCTCCGACAAGTATTTTTGGACGGATGAAGTACGATGTACCATAATTTCTGTGGCTCTCCAGTTGACAAGACTCTTGAAGTTGTGATTGGTGGTTTGCTATCTCTTAatgcattttattttgttagaaaAGAAGTTCCATCAACTCTTTCTTTTGTTATCTATGCTATAGTCTATTAGTTGTTTCATGCAGTTGGGCTTAAATATGCAAACTTTTCTTGTTCTGCAGCACAATGGCTCATCAACGCCAATTGAATCCAAAATAGAATTAGTGCTGGAAATTGTCAAATTTCACATGAAGGTTAATTCTGATTAGATTTTGTGTTGCATTTGTTTCATTTTACTACTTCATCATATAAAAATATTAACTTATGTGAAATATGCTAATCGTTAATTGATAAACAATGGTAATTGTTTAAAATAAACCTAATAGTGATTAATTCATTGAtggattgaaattttcatggGTTTTGTTATTGTAGCATAATGCTGAAACTGAAGCTCTGGATCTTTTGATGGAGGTTTGGTGAAACAATTCTGTTAGGATTAATGGATCATTTTTATGCTTATTGAGATGCAACTGAAGCATGGAATTTCTTTTTACATAATAGGTTGGATACCTTAAGATGCTTTTAGACGAAAAATATGAAGAATACCTTGCAAAGTTATTTCGTCTTGTTGACTCTACCAACTACAAAAGGGTGTGCTTGTATTTGACTACTCGTTCTAAGTACGTGAGTCAATTTATGCACTCTCTAATTTATCGAGATTATACTTGTGAACACTTGTTATGTTGGGGTGGAAACTGGCAGATACGATGATGCCTGTATGGCCACACTTGACATTGCCCTTGCCATCTACATGAAGTTTGGGGATCTTGCAAGTGCTTTGCGGATTGTGCTTTTTGTCAACGACGACAATGTGGGTgaatgaagtatgcctgtgatttgATGTCCGAAATTCAATGGCACTAACATCGATTCCAACGTCTTCTAGTGTTCTGGTCAGACTGTGAAGATTGTATTTGCAGAAACTGAAGATTTCTCCCTGAAGCAGCAACTCGCATTCATGATAGCACGCTATGTGAGTCTCATCCTTGCTCACAGACAGGCAACAGAAGCAAAATTACCTATTCTTGCCACTGTCTGCTGATCTACAGTTCTGATAATTGGGATAGTTTGTATCTATAGATTCAATACTACAGATAGTTTAAATCTTTTAGCAGACTCTCTGAACTTTATTTCCTTTATCACTGAGCTCTTTTTATTGAAGGGTTTAAGCATGGagattgatgatgagatgattgcagatgaaaatgagaagaatgcTTTGCAGGAAGTAGTTTATAACACCAAACTGAGTGAGTGGTACCATATCCTTGCGCGGGATATTGGTGTCATGGAGCCAAAATCTCCAGAGGACATATATAAGGTAATTCTTTGTTAGGTTATTTGCCAATTAAGTTTTTAAGCAGTTTTTTAGTTTGTTTAGGCACTCCAGTTAAAATTTAAAAGACATGCTCATTTGTTAGGTTCATCTGATTGGTAGTCAAGGTGCCAAAAGCTCCAGCCTTGATTCTGCAAGACAAAATTTGGCCGCAACTTTTGTCAATGCATTTGTGAATGCCGGTTATTGCCAGGTTAGCTCCTATGAACTCCCTCGCCATCTTTAGGGAAAGTAATGATATTAAGATCATATTCTTGTTGCAGGACAAACTCATGACTGCAATACCAGATTATTCTGAAAATTTGCTATTCAAGAACAACGGACTTGAGAAAGCCAGTGCAGTAGCTAGTCTGGTACTGATATAATTCTATTTCTATCAAATGCACCTTTTAGATTACTAGATGATACTAGTATTTGATAAGATAACAGTACTAAATACTAACACACCATTTTCAGGGAATGATACATCTATGGGATCATGATTCAGGATTTGCCATACTTGACAAGTACCTGCAGAGCGATGATACTCATGTCGTTGCAGGGGCTTTGTTAGGTATAGGAATTGTCTCTTGTGGTGTGAAGAATGACTGTCATCCTGTATGTGCCACCCTACCCTACTCCATCCATCCTCTTACTCTTCTAATACAAGTCATCTGCTGTAATAACCTCTTATATTTTCCAGGCACTTGCTCTTATTTCTGGGTATAGCACGGGTCCAGAGTCAGTTACACGTATCGGGGCAATCTTGGGCCTTGGTATCGCTTATGCTGGGTCCCGGAAAGACGAGGTTAAATCAATGCATTCCCCTGTACCTGAAATACCTTTATTATCTTGCATTGATATAGTTTCCGAATTTTCAGCTTAAATCGCTGTTCTCAATTACCTTGAGTGACTCCCTAACACCTTTGGTGGACTTAGTGTTCTCTGCCATCTCCTTGGGATTGGTGTTTGTTGGTTCCTGCAATGAAGAGATTGCACAGTCAATCATATCTGTCTTGAAAAATCTTATTAAAGCAGAGCTTGCACAGCCCATTATTCGTCTGCTTCCAGTTGCTATTGGCCTTCTATATCTTGGAAAACAGGTAATTTTGTTGTTCCTCCTTAGTAAGATTGACAGCTTCCTGtacattttttttcttgtttcggAGCATAGAATAATTTTAAAACATGTATTCTATGTTTCGGTGCCTGCCCTTATATTTGTGGACACCCTTTGATGATATATCTTAAACCCATGCTTTTGCTGGTTTCTCTCATTATTGTAAAATAGGTTCATCTGCTGATGTGATTTATATTTAAATACATTTTATTTCGAATGTGTCTGCATGTGCACAGGCTTATGAATTTTTCCTATTCAATTTGTTGATCTTAACAACATTGTATCAGGAGAGGCCGAAGGCTAATGCTGTTAAGGTTTCtaaaacatttgatgaaataATGAAGGAGGTTTCTAAAACATTTGATAAAATAATGAAGGACTATTGGGATGTAACTCTTATGTCTTTGGCATATGCTGGGACAGGGAATGTGCTTAAGGTAACTTACCTTCAAAAGATACATGAATTGCAGAGAGATTCTATGATACCCAAAAGTTCAATGCATAGCTGTTCTTAATGAACGACGCCATTTGATTTTTCAGGTTCAGGAGCTCCTTAGTATCTGCTCTAAAAAGGAAGGTGGAATTCACCAAGGGCCAGCAGTACTTGGAATTGCTCTTATTGGCATGGCTGAAGAATTAGGAGTTGAAATGGCTGTACGGTCCCTTGAGCAACTTTTAAAGTATGGTGATTATAATATTAGAAGAGCGGTTCCTCTTGCTCTTGGCATGCTCTACATATCCAATCCAAAGGTACTCCTATATTTTATACAAGTTTTGCTTGTTTTCTGTAACATTAAATGGGAACAAATCAAACTTTTGCCATATTAACAGCCCTTCCAAATGCACCATGAAATTAAATGGAAACATTTCTTGGGTTGGCGGATGGATCAATCCCACAAGATGGAGCATTTgcatctctctattcttgcacgcATATTTGTAGTAATATATTAATAGCAGTAGAAGCACAATAGCCTAAGAACATGCATGGCTGTTAGTTTTTCATCTATTGCAAAGCCATCCGTTTCGGTCTGAATGTGCTTCAGGAACATGCTTTGTTAGACATATTTGGTCTTACTTGATTATTGGCGACTACTCGCTCCGTTCCtatatataagtctttttagtgatttcactaggggactacatgcgaagcaaaatgagtgaatctacactctaaagtatgtctatatacatccgtatgtagtcctctagtggaacctctaaaaagacttatactccttctgtcccaaaattcttgtcttagatttgtctacaaatggatgtatctaaataccaaaacatgactagatacattcatacctagacaaatttaagacaagaattttgagacggagggagtacatgctttGCTGCTTCTTATTTGATTCTACCTCATCGAGTACCTGCAGTTATGGTATACTTGTTGTAAATAGATTTTATCTTCCAGATGTCTAGTTTCATACTGTCTGCATATCATGTAGGTAGACGTTGTGGCCACACTGAGTAGACTGAGCCATGATGCGGACGGTCAAGTAATGATGGTTAGTAACTTCGTCACAATATAAATATTGATTCTTCTTATTGCTCAGATTACATATTTGATCAAATCACTACATGCAGGCTGCAACCATCTCACTGGGTTTGATAGGTGCTGGTACAAACAATGCACGTATAGCCGAGTTGCTTCGTAACCTCTCAAGTCAGGAACATAGCGTTTACCTGTTTTGTGTAAGTACGAACCTACAGCAAAAAACACTATCCTTGTTTTAAATGTTAGGATGATTTCCTTTGGTTATTTAGGTTTCAGATTTGTTGATTTCATTTGATTTCAGGTGAGGATTGCCCAGGGTCTTGTTCACCTTGGGAAGGGCTTGCTGACACTTGCCCCATACCACTCTGACCGGCTACTTCTATCCCCGTGAGTAATGTGTGTAGGATAGTTCCTTTGGTTTTACTGGAATCACGACTTTAAAGCTGTTGTGTTGTCACTTTTCAGCGTAGCGCTAGCTGGGCTTGTAACCGTTCTGCACGCATGCCTTAACATGCAATCCACCATCCTCGGAGACTATCCCTACATGCTGTACATCCTTGCCCTTGCTATGCAGGTATGCATCTCCAACTAAGGACTCAGTGGTAGGGTTAAAGAAGAATCACATGATTTGAAATGTGTGTTTCTCTGCTGGGAACAGCCTAGGATGTTACTGACCGTGGATGAGGATCTCAAGCCCCTCAATGTGCCTGTTTGTGTCGGCCAAGCAGTCGACGTGGTCGTTCAGGCAGGAAGTCCCAGGACCATCACTGGCTTCCAGACGCACAACACGCCTGTATTGCTCGCTGCAGGGGAGCGAGCTGAGCTAGCAACTGAAAAGTAACTACAGAACGTTTCTCAGATGAATCTTATGTTCAGTAACTTGATTCTTGCTTGAGCTTATTGCTGTTCCTGCGTGTAGATATATTCCGCTGACACCAGTTCTGGAGGGCTTTGTGATCCTGAGGAAGAACCCAGAGCATCATGAAGATTGAGAGATCGGTGTGGATGGAGTGTCATGAAGAGGGGCTTGGTCAACATCTAACTGTCACACAAGCAAGCGGCAATGACTATTGTGAAGAGGCTGCAAATATTCCTTGAACAGAGTACAGCGACAATACAAAGTATAGAATAGCTCAGGGGCCAATGTACAGAGGGAGGTTGGAACTTCAAAAAGAGGAGAAGCAACTTTGTCGAAACGGAAACAGTGGGGTGGCTGATGGCTGCATAGCATAGCCTCAATCAAATTTTGTGTTTCCACTCACTAGACTGTCCATGTTCCTTAACATGCGCATATTCTTTTGAGATGCATATATACTAGACGTACTCAGTTGTCTGATGATTTCTCCCCTTTAACAAGTCACTCATAATGTATGCACAATGCTAAAGACATCTGCAAATGATCAACTTTTTGCACCCATTTGTTACAAAAGCAAACACTAGATGGATAAACCTGCATTCTGTAAGAAAGCTAGTAGTGCACTGCCGAGACTTGAGTATCTGTCATTCCCGACTTCATTGCTGAGGGTGATACTTTCTGTAGATCGACTTACGATTTCATTGACAATACCATCCATATTCATCATACCCAGAAATATTCTGTCAACGGAAGCTCTGGAACCTTGACAGATGGTGTTTCTGACCAAGTATTGAAATGTCAGCAAAGCTATGGAAGTAGCAACTCCGAAGGTGAAAAACTGAAGACTTATGCTAGTTACCTGTCTCAACTGGAATGTATCTAAGCACATCATTCAGAACAAAATAGCCTTCTTTttgtggagcaaggaagaacgacTGAGTAAATCGACGCTTCATGGCATCAGGGACAGTAAAAGACCCACTAACAAAAACGAGCAGACCGCCCTCGTGGGATGGCTGAGAATCTACATTATCTATCTGCATCGAACATCCCTTGAGGTATGTAGATACGAAGTGTTCATTGATATCCTGGttaagcacacacacacaaaaaagtaTCGATTACAATCAATTAGGTAACTATGGACCTGAACACTGTCTAGAGAACAAGAAAATAGGGGATGGCTTCCGCTCCGCTCCCGCTCTCGCTCCGCTCCTGCCCTCGCGCCTAGCCTAGCCTCGCCGCCCCCCGCCGCCACCGCTAGCGCCAGCGCAACGCCCTGCCCCCGTTCCCTCTCAGGTCCCGCGCGATGGCCGCCTTCGCCGCCGCTGACCCTGCTGGCTCCCGAGAGACCCCCTCCGGCGAGCGCGTCTCCTACGGGGAGCACTGGAGCAGCTCGGAGGGAGAGTCCTCGTCGAGGTCGTACAGCGACGTCGCGCGCTCGCTCCCCTCAggcccgccggccgccgccgctcccaggcgcgccgccgccgcctccggacGCGCCGCGCCCGCTCCTCGTCCCGCGGTGCAGGACCGCCTCGGACCCCGCTCGGAGGTACGCCGCGCGACGGGTGGGCCGGTTGTCAGGACCCGGCTTGGTGATCAGCCGTGTGTTTGAACGACGTTGTGGCGCGAAGCAGCAGGAGCCCTCCATCCCAGATCCAACGCGCCAGATGACCCCATACCGCTTCGCTTTAAAGGAGTCAGTGGCTACCGTGGATGCTCGATCGGATGGCGATCCGCGTGCCGGGCGTCCCTGTCGCTAATCCGGCACgccacctttcttcttcttctactttttgctTTACTTTCGTTCCTCCTTTGTAAGGCTATATAAGCCACGGATCAGGCTCGTTTGAGCTCATCTTTTTGTTAGGGTTTACCCCGTTGCGCCGCCAGTGTTCCTGGCCGGCTTCCGTGTACTGGACCCTCTTAATTCCTCCGTGATTTGCCCAGTAAAGTGGCTAGTTCGAGTGAAATTCGACCCTGTTCTTGATCTTCACATAGCAGAGTCTGACAATGGTATTCAGAGCCAGTCCTTCCTCGGAGTAGTTCTAGATCTTCCGGTGGCGTGAATTGGGGGAAGAGCAGGGAAAATCCTCCCTCCCTCCCGATCCAGGCGGCGGTGAGCTGACGGTGGCGCTGGTGGTGGCGATCATTCGGTACAGATCTGGTCAGGTtagtggttgcaaaagctcattgCTTGTGTAGTAAAATCCCACCACCCTCCCGGATCCGGTGTACTTGGTGGCGCGGCGTCGGCGGCGGTGTTGGCGGCGGCAGAACTAAGAACACCAGTTCGGGTTGCAGCTGCGGCTGTGGTAAAATTCCTCTCTTGTGTTGTCTAGTTTCAGTGGGGTTTTAGACACTCTGTCAGAACCCTCTCTGATCTTCTCATGGCTAAGGTGGTTGCTCCCACATACTCCTCCACCActaaacctgagaatggtttcatacttgaaccatacttgaaccatacccgtacatttatctctcaaaatcAAACTTAAACCATACCCATTTGATGTTATTTTTAGCCCAACCAAAACTAAACCCATTGtttttccacccaaaccaactTAAACCCAATACATAACCGTGGGTTTAAAACCAATACATAACTATAGGTTTGCTTTAATGTATATATAATTGCGTAAATTGACAAGTTAAGAAGAAaatgagatagaaaaggcataagagcaTCTGCAACAGTTTAAGAACAAAGTTATCCTTGAGATACAGTTAACACACAGCAAAAGGTAAAAAAATGCACACGTCTAAATAGCTCACTAACAGGTGTATTAAAACAAAATTACTTAGCCCAAGCACAAACAAACACTTCCGATTTTCATGTGGTATTTCCCCATAATACGTAACTACATAGTGCATTACAAAATGCATGCGGATCAAAGATATTCGTACCACCACTGATCAGTTGGAGTTTACCTCCCTCCAGCTTGATGTCCAACTTCTGCAGAAAAACAGGGAACAAGATAGAGTGGAGTTTGATGAGTTCAGGGACTATGTGCATGACAACTTCCACAACTTGCAGAAATCTTTGGGTGACTTGCAGGGCACACTGTCTACTTTTATCTCTGGGTTTCCTAAAGTCAGAGAGGTGCACCCCAACTCTCAAGATGTTCCTCAAGCAAGTGTTATTGCTCATACACCACAAGGCCCTGTGAACAAGTTCCAAGATACTCAGCAATCCCCTGTAACTGTGGGTTCTGCAACATTGGTATACAAGAATTCTGGAAAAGAATTAAACCTTGATGGTACACTCAAATTGCCCTACAGACGTCCCCATTTTGCAGACAACAAGCAGGCAACTACTGAAGCTAAGAACCCAGTTGCTGCTAACCAAGTGCCCCCTGGCCAGCAAGTCACTAACTTGGAGCAGGATCAAGGTGAGGGACAAAATGCTCACTTGGACAGAAGGTTTGGCACTACAAACAGAGACTGGCCTCCAGAGAACAGACGAGTGCACACTCTGGTAAAACCTGCCAAGTACAACATCCCTGAATTTGAGGGCACCAACACTGACTCCTGGAGTCAGACAATTGAAATGTATTTTGAAGCTGCCAGAACTCCCCTGGAACAAAAGACTGAAATTGATGTAACTCCTGACAGGCCCTGCAATTGAGTGGTGGAGAggcacatgtatcattgctaatACCTTGCCTTGGTACAGGTTCTGCAGACTGATTGGTGACAGATTCTCTGAAACTTCAGTTTGTGACAATGTCAGAACATTCCATGCCCTTACCCAGACTGGAACTGTCAATGACTATGTACTACAGTTTGAGAAATCTATGAACCTAATCAGAAGAGATAACCCAACACTGCCCCAGGAGTACTACAAAACAAGCTTCATTGCTGGCCTATCTGACAACATTCAACACCATGTCCAATTGCATGAACCTCCTGACTTACAAAAAGCTATTTGGCTAGCTAGAAGAATGGAGCAATCTCAGCCAGCTAAGAAAGTACAACAACCATTTTTCAGTCACACTCTCAAAAGGCAAATACAGAAAGACAAATACAGTTTGACCCTGGCAAACAACCTTCCAGTTCCACTGCCACTGTTATTCAACAAGCAAGGTTGAAGGGCATTTGCTATAGGTGCAAGGACCCATGGTTCCCAGTGCACAAAAAGGTCTGTAAACTAGCAAATCAAATGCAAATACAGGCACTACAAGAGAGCTACCCTGAGGATGCAGAGTTAGTATATTATACTGCTGAAAGTGATGATGCCGACACTCCTCCTCCTGTGGAAAGTGATGACCCTCCATTGCAAATATCCATGCATGCCTTGATGGGAATGAGAGCTAC harbors:
- the LOC123411462 gene encoding 26S proteasome non-ATPase regulatory subunit 2 homolog A-like, which translates into the protein MTSVPKPLKFLRAHYGTLKAYFPRMRNPVQKKHMADILSVLALTTSAEGERESLKYCMMGSLVDICSWGHEYVRNLAFEIGKEWKHNGSSTPIESKIELVLEIVKFHMKHNAETEALDLLMEVGYLKMLLDEKYEEYLAKLFRLVDSTNYKRVCLYLTTRSKYDDACMATLDIALAIYMKFGDLASALRIVLFVNDDNCSGQTVKIVFAETEDFSLKQQLAFMIARYGLSMEIDDEMIADENEKNALQEVVYNTKLSEWYHILARDIGVMEPKSPEDIYKVHLIGSQGAKSSSLDSARQNLAATFVNAFVNAGYCQDKLMTAIPDYSENLLFKNNGLEKASAVASLGMIHLWDHDSGFAILDKYLQSDDTHVVAGALLGIGIVSCGVKNDCHPALALISGYSTGPESVTRIGAILGLGIAYAGSRKDELKSLFSITLSDSLTPLVDLVFSAISLGLVFVGSCNEEIAQSIISVLKNLIKAELAQPIIRLLPVAIGLLYLGKQERPKANAVKVSKTFDEIMKEVSKTFDKIMKDYWDVTLMSLAYAGTGNVLKVQELLSICSKKEGGIHQGPAVLGIALIGMAEELGVEMAVRSLEQLLKYGDYNIRRAVPLALGMLYISNPKVDVVATLSRLSHDADGQVMMAATISLGLIGAGTNNARIAELLRNLSSQEHSVYLFCVRIAQGLVHLGKGLLTLAPYHSDRLLLSPVALAGLVTVLHACLNMQSTILGDYPYMLYILALAMQPRMLLTVDEDLKPLNVPVCVGQAVDVVVQAGSPRTITGFQTHNTPVLLAAGERAELATEKYIPLTPVLEGFVILRKNPEHHED